The region CTCTCCCCCATTGAGGAGCGTATCTACCGCCTGCGTTGCGTAGAGGGATGGTCCATGGTCATTCCGTGGCTTGGCTTCCCGGTCAGCGCGTTGCTCAAGCAGGTCGAGCCCACGTCGAAGGCGAAATTTGTCGAGTTCACGACCGTCCAGCGCCCCGAACAAATGCCGGGACAGAAGCGCAGCGTGCTTGAATGGCCCTATGTCGAAGGCCTCCGCCTCGATGAGGCTATGCATCCGCTGGCCATCCTCGCCGTCGGGCTCTATGGAGAGACTCTGCCGAACCAGAACGGCGCGCCCATTCGCCTCATCGTTCCCTGGAAGTACGGCTTCAAAAGCATCAAGTCGATCGTGCGCGTACGCTTCGTCGAAAACCAGCCCGTGAGCACATGGGAGAAATCCGCGCCCAACGAGTACGGCTTCTACTCCAACGTCAATCCAGAGGTCGATCATCCACGGTGGAGTCAGGCGAGAGAACGCCGTCTCGGCGAATTCTTCAAGCGCAAGACGTTGCCATTCAACGGCTACGCCGATCAGGTAGCGCAGCTTTATTCCGGCATGGACCTGCGTAAGAACTTCTAGCAAACATGATCGGATTGTTTTGTAACTCCGTGTAACGCCGGATGTCTTCCAGCAGTCTGATCAGTTGTGCAAGCCCTGTGTCCAACGGGTCGTCACCCGCAACGATGCAGGCAATGAAGAAAAGGAACGGTAAGCGAAACAATGTCTTGGAAAACAATATCTCGGAAAACATTGTTTTGGAAAACAATGCCTTCGACGACAGTGCGTCGAAATAAGCTACTCAAGCCGATTGTATTTCTCTTGGCGCTGGTGCCACTTGCCCGGCTGGTGATCGCCGGTTTTACAGTAGGCCTTGGCGCGAATCCGATTGAGGTCATCACGCGCCGGACCGGTTACTGGACGCTCATCTTCCTTATGGTGACCCTGGCCATTACGCCGGTCCGCAAGATGACGGGACTGCATTGGTTGATCCAGTACCGCCGTATGCTCGGCCTCTTTGCCTTCTTCTACGGCGTGCTGCATTTCCTCACTTACATCTGGCTCGACCAGTTCTTCGACTTCTCCTCGATTGCGAAGGACGTTTACAAGAGACCTTTCATCACCGCCGGATTCACAGCCTTCGTCCTCCTGATCCCTCTTGCAATTACCTCCACGCAGGGATGGATTCGCCGGCTAAAACGGCGCTGGCTATTGCTGCACCGGCTGATCTATGTAAGCGCATTTGCCGGAGTCGTTCACTTCATCTGGCTGGTCAAGAAGGATCTTCGCGAACCGCTAATCTTCGCCAGCGTGCTTGCGATACTGCTGGGCTGGAGGGTCGCGGCGTGGCTACTCGGCCGCCGCCGTATGATCATCCCGGCCGCCCGTCCGGCGATCACCGCCGATTAGAAGGCGACCTTTCGCTACGTACTTTCTATGCATACGTATAGCGCCGAGGCCCCGGCGCGGGGGTATGGCCGAAGCACCTGAAAAAACAGCTTCTACCCACCTCTAATCTGCCGGATACATCCAACTCAAAGCAGCCACTATTCAGCCCCTTCGTCCGAGGAGGACACTTTGCTTTGCCCGGCCTGTCATCATCCGAACTCCGATGAACAACGTTTTTGCGGCAGTTGCGGTGTGCCGCTCCGATCAATAGACGCGGCGGAAGCACAGAGCACGCTAGACTACTTCTACCGTCTCATTCGGCAGAAGCCGTCCGAAGAGAACTTATCGTCCTTGGCCGACTACAACTCCCAGGTGCCACCCTCTGGCGCATTCGCTGAAGAGGAGGCGAAGTTGCGCGAGCAGGAACGAGCACTCGCCGTATCGGAGTTGCGCGATGCCACTCCTAACGTGCGCGAGCCTGGCTTTGAATCCCACGGCATCGACTCGACACGCGCATCGCAGGATACCTCGCAACAGCTCTCAAGTTCTGAGAAGAATCCGCCTGACGTTGGAAGCTGCGCGCCCAATCCGATCTCTGGGCGAACCTCGGCCAGCAAGGGAGCGACTCGCGATACGGAGCATCACGGCAAGCTCGCCGATGCTCCGTCGCCTGAATTAAAGACCGATTCGGCCACGCCGGTTCTCCCCT is a window of Clostridia bacterium DNA encoding:
- the msrP gene encoding protein-methionine-sulfoxide reductase catalytic subunit MsrP; its protein translation is MVIKKPSDVPSSEITPKSLYMNRRKFLIGASAFGATAIAGTALLRMSSQTEIAYAGSKLQYSKSPFSTDEKVTPLQDVTHYNNFYEFSTDKYEPANLATAFQPRPWSITVDGLVKKSKTLDLDALMKLSPIEERIYRLRCVEGWSMVIPWLGFPVSALLKQVEPTSKAKFVEFTTVQRPEQMPGQKRSVLEWPYVEGLRLDEAMHPLAILAVGLYGETLPNQNGAPIRLIVPWKYGFKSIKSIVRVRFVENQPVSTWEKSAPNEYGFYSNVNPEVDHPRWSQARERRLGEFFKRKTLPFNGYADQVAQLYSGMDLRKNF
- a CDS encoding protein-methionine-sulfoxide reductase heme-binding subunit MsrQ; its protein translation is MPSTTVRRNKLLKPIVFLLALVPLARLVIAGFTVGLGANPIEVITRRTGYWTLIFLMVTLAITPVRKMTGLHWLIQYRRMLGLFAFFYGVLHFLTYIWLDQFFDFSSIAKDVYKRPFITAGFTAFVLLIPLAITSTQGWIRRLKRRWLLLHRLIYVSAFAGVVHFIWLVKKDLREPLIFASVLAILLGWRVAAWLLGRRRMIIPAARPAITAD